A genomic segment from Microbacterium sp. SORGH_AS_0428 encodes:
- a CDS encoding helix-turn-helix domain-containing protein produces MSETASPSAARDDVVAAALDLFARQGFEATSVDQIAQAAGISRSTFFRQFGGKDDVVFADHELLLDRLRAYLARPHENPWEAVCEASMQVYRHFAADPELARRRYTVVRDVPALRDREIVTVFRYERLFDEYLRTALPGLDPLDAVSFAALVTAVHNHVLRRLLRGPKKVPASALRRALDDCLDKFGVGERAAAAEDDVVVAVFPRRMPAAEIARRLRDDLR; encoded by the coding sequence ATGAGTGAGACAGCTTCCCCCTCAGCCGCGCGTGACGATGTCGTCGCCGCGGCCCTCGACCTGTTCGCGCGGCAGGGTTTCGAGGCGACCTCCGTCGACCAGATCGCCCAGGCCGCCGGCATCTCGCGCTCCACGTTCTTCCGCCAGTTCGGCGGGAAGGACGACGTCGTCTTCGCCGATCACGAGCTCCTGCTCGACCGGCTGCGCGCCTACCTGGCCCGGCCGCATGAGAACCCTTGGGAAGCGGTCTGCGAGGCCTCGATGCAGGTCTACCGTCACTTCGCCGCTGACCCCGAGCTCGCCCGACGCCGGTACACCGTGGTGCGCGACGTGCCGGCGCTGCGCGACCGCGAGATCGTCACCGTGTTCCGCTACGAGCGACTCTTCGACGAGTATCTGCGCACGGCGCTGCCCGGCCTCGACCCCCTGGACGCGGTGAGCTTCGCGGCCCTCGTCACCGCGGTGCACAATCACGTGCTGCGCCGGCTCCTGCGCGGCCCCAAGAAGGTGCCCGCCTCGGCGCTGCGCCGAGCCCTCGACGACTGCCTCGACAAGTTCGGGGTCGGCGAGCGGGCCGCGGCCGCCGAAGACGACGTCGTGGTCGCCGTCTTCCCCCGTCGCATGCCGGCCGCGGAGATCGCGCGCCGCCTCCGCGACGACCTGCGCTGA